A region from the Aliarcobacter thereius LMG 24486 genome encodes:
- a CDS encoding META domain-containing protein gives MYKRILFILTFISTLFFTACTKSNALEEASFKALEFNSKEILNSPKVANISFGKDLKVYGNLGCNNFFGTYLIEKSNLVIGEVGSTMMMCKDMETEREFLNVLESVKTYTIKENNLIFFDKDNKIIAKFVKE, from the coding sequence ATGTATAAAAGAATATTATTTATACTAACATTTATTTCAACTCTATTCTTTACAGCTTGTACAAAATCAAATGCTTTGGAAGAAGCAAGTTTTAAAGCTCTTGAATTTAATAGTAAAGAGATTTTGAATAGTCCTAAAGTTGCAAATATTAGCTTTGGAAAAGATTTAAAAGTCTATGGAAATTTAGGTTGCAATAATTTTTTTGGAACTTATTTAATAGAAAAATCAAATCTTGTAATTGGTGAAGTTGGAAGCACTATGATGATGTGTAAAGATATGGAAACAGAAAGAGAGTTTTTAAATGTTTTAGAAAGTGTTAAAACTTATACAATAAAAGAGAATAATCTAATATTTTTTGATAAAGATAACAAAATTATAGCTAAGTTTGTAAAAGAGTAA
- a CDS encoding ABC transporter permease gives MKLFFKKLLYLIVMLFIISLISFIAINLAPNSFFASGELNPNITPEAIDNLKEIYGLDKALHIQYFSWLFSIINLDFGISFSSGIAVKNEILSRISVTLILNTVSMFFIFVISLYLGIKAALNQNSFFDKFVKQLSLLSFSMPSFYLALILVLIFSIYFEILPIAGLHSVPNDGSLSYYLDFIWHLILPIFIIVFAGIGSLTLYVRALTIEILKSDYIFFVKARGLSSKIVLKNYILPNLYPPIITLLGLSLPGIIGGSVILETIFSIDGMGLLFYQSALSHDYPVIMGILIIGAFLTLVGNIIADLVLLKLNPNYNEN, from the coding sequence ATGAAACTGTTTTTTAAGAAATTATTATACCTTATTGTTATGCTTTTTATAATTAGCTTAATTTCATTTATAGCTATCAATTTAGCACCAAACTCTTTTTTTGCAAGTGGAGAGTTAAATCCAAATATTACTCCTGAAGCAATAGATAATTTAAAAGAGATTTATGGTCTTGATAAAGCACTTCATATACAATACTTTTCATGGCTTTTCTCTATTATTAATCTTGATTTTGGTATCTCTTTTTCAAGTGGAATAGCTGTAAAAAATGAGATTTTATCTAGAATTAGTGTTACACTTATTTTAAATACTGTTTCAATGTTTTTTATTTTTGTAATAAGTTTATATTTAGGTATAAAAGCAGCTCTTAATCAAAATAGTTTTTTTGATAAATTTGTAAAACAATTATCACTACTTAGTTTTTCAATGCCATCATTTTATTTAGCATTAATTTTAGTTCTAATTTTTTCTATATATTTTGAAATTCTTCCAATAGCTGGTCTTCATAGTGTTCCAAATGATGGAAGCTTATCTTACTATTTAGACTTTATTTGGCATTTGATTCTGCCAATTTTTATAATTGTTTTTGCAGGAATTGGAAGTTTAACTTTATATGTTAGAGCATTAACAATAGAAATTTTAAAAAGTGATTATATATTTTTCGTAAAAGCTAGAGGATTAAGTAGTAAAATAGTTTTAAAAAACTATATTCTACCAAATTTATATCCACCAATTATCACACTTTTGGGTTTGAGTTTACCTGGGATTATTGGTGGAAGTGTAATATTAGAAACTATTTTCTCAATAGATGGAATGGGGCTTTTATTTTACCAAAGTGCATTGAGCCATGATTATCCTGTAATTATGGGAATACTTATAATTGGGGCATTTCTTACTCTTGTAGGAAATATTATTGCTGATTTAGTTTTACTTAAACTAAATCCAAACTATAATGAAAATTAA
- a CDS encoding flagellar basal body-associated FliL family protein, giving the protein MADENIELSKKSSDGKGLILLLITFVILLIVAVAVATFFLFSNMGTSKASVENETKVENITQSSGSEAKFKAEVNDLVLNLTDTRGREKILKLSFSIRSSEATIEEIVTNHLAEITDIVITQVSSRSSEELLTVGGKNILKDELISELNGIMNYARKTGGNIVNNIFFTAFVIK; this is encoded by the coding sequence GGAAAGGACTTATTTTATTATTAATAACTTTTGTTATTTTACTTATTGTAGCAGTTGCTGTTGCTACATTTTTTCTATTTAGCAATATGGGAACAAGTAAAGCAAGTGTAGAAAATGAAACAAAAGTTGAAAATATTACACAATCTTCTGGTTCAGAAGCAAAATTTAAAGCAGAAGTAAATGATTTAGTTTTAAACTTGACTGATACAAGAGGTAGAGAAAAGATTTTAAAACTATCTTTTTCTATTAGAAGTTCAGAGGCAACAATTGAAGAGATTGTAACAAATCACTTAGCTGAAATTACAGATATTGTTATTACACAAGTTAGCTCAAGAAGTTCAGAAGAGCTATTAACTGTTGGTGGTAAAAACATACTAAAAGACGAATTAATTAGTGAATTAAATGGTATTATGAATTATGCTAGAAAAACTGGTGGGAATATTGTAAATAACATATTCTTTACAGCATTTGTAATAAAGTAA
- the rimO gene encoding 30S ribosomal protein S12 methylthiotransferase RimO — protein sequence MKFTEEKPKKKLHLVSLGCTKNLVDSEVMLGKLRDYELTDDQTQADLIIVNTCGFIDSAKEESINTTLNLHNDRKKESVLVMAGCLSERYKDDLQKELKEIDIFTGVGDYDKIDKLVNEKRSKFSNEVFLANDDNDRVITGSNYHAYVKLSEGCNQACSFCAIPSFKGKLHSRTLQSLVKEVKNLVSKGFKDFSFVSQDSSSFLRDLGINDGLEQLISEVEKIEGVKTARILYLYPSTTTLSLIDKIADSKVFVNYFDMPLQHISQSMLKIMKRGKGSEKLRELVDYMKSKPNSFVRTTFIAGHPGENENDFEELCKYVESFGFDRANVFSYSDEEGTNAETREDKIDQELIDERASILGEIIYETTLKSLENDIGKTFEVYIDGESDEHEYLLSARKTLWAPEIDGEIYINDNEDNLEIKYGEIYEVEATQIAGDKLLAKIIRKV from the coding sequence ATGAAATTTACTGAAGAAAAACCTAAAAAAAAGCTTCATTTAGTAAGCCTTGGCTGTACAAAAAACTTAGTTGATAGTGAAGTTATGTTAGGAAAATTAAGAGATTATGAATTAACAGATGATCAAACACAAGCTGATTTGATAATAGTAAATACTTGTGGTTTTATTGATAGTGCAAAAGAAGAGAGTATAAATACAACTTTAAATCTTCATAATGATAGAAAAAAAGAGTCTGTTTTAGTTATGGCTGGATGCTTAAGTGAAAGATATAAAGATGATTTACAAAAAGAGCTAAAAGAGATTGATATTTTTACAGGTGTTGGTGATTATGACAAAATTGATAAACTTGTAAATGAAAAAAGATCTAAATTTTCAAATGAAGTTTTTCTTGCAAATGATGATAATGATAGAGTTATTACAGGTTCAAACTATCATGCTTATGTAAAGTTAAGCGAAGGCTGTAATCAAGCATGTTCTTTTTGTGCAATTCCATCTTTTAAAGGAAAGCTTCATTCAAGAACTCTACAATCATTGGTAAAAGAGGTTAAAAATTTAGTCTCAAAAGGATTTAAAGACTTTTCATTTGTCTCTCAAGATTCATCATCATTTTTAAGAGATTTAGGAATAAATGATGGTTTAGAACAACTTATATCTGAAGTTGAAAAAATTGAAGGTGTAAAAACAGCTAGAATTTTATATCTATATCCAAGCACTACAACTCTATCTTTGATTGATAAAATTGCTGATTCTAAAGTATTTGTAAACTATTTTGATATGCCACTTCAACATATTTCTCAATCTATGTTAAAAATTATGAAAAGAGGAAAAGGAAGCGAAAAATTAAGAGAGCTTGTAGATTATATGAAATCAAAACCAAACTCGTTTGTAAGAACAACTTTTATAGCTGGGCATCCAGGGGAAAATGAAAATGATTTTGAAGAACTTTGTAAGTATGTAGAAAGTTTTGGTTTTGATAGAGCAAATGTTTTTTCATACTCTGATGAAGAGGGAACGAATGCAGAAACTAGAGAAGATAAAATAGATCAAGAACTTATAGATGAAAGAGCTTCTATTTTAGGAGAGATAATATATGAAACAACTTTAAAATCATTAGAAAATGATATTGGGAAAACTTTTGAAGTTTATATTGATGGAGAGAGTGATGAACACGAATATCTTTTAAGTGCTAGAAAAACTCTTTGGGCTCCTGAAATTGATGGTGAAATATATATAAATGATAATGAAGATAATTTAGAGATAAAATATGGTGAAATATATGAAGTTGAAGCCACTCAAATTGCAGGAGATAAACTCTTAGCAAAAATTATTAGAAAAGTATGA
- the panC gene encoding pantoate--beta-alanine ligase, which produces MKIVKTIEELKEIRKELNGTIGFVPTMGALHDGHISLIKEARANNDFVIVSIFVNPTQFLPNEDLSSYPRKAEADAKICQMCKVDFLFMPEVSTMYEKSEVLIKAPQNSYVLEGFTRPGHFDGVLQVVLKLFNLTSPTNAYFGKKDAQQLTLIQQMVKNLFLNINIVPCPIIRENSGLALSSRNVYLDANQKIEALKISKSIYMAGNLIAKGERNSLIVINKIYEVLENLDVEYVKVVDNNFNEIKEIEPKNTIILVVVRFGKIRLLDNIWM; this is translated from the coding sequence TTGAAAATAGTAAAAACTATTGAAGAGTTAAAAGAGATTAGAAAAGAGTTAAATGGAACTATTGGTTTTGTTCCAACAATGGGTGCTTTGCATGATGGTCATATTAGTTTAATAAAAGAAGCAAGAGCAAATAATGATTTTGTAATTGTTTCAATATTTGTAAATCCAACTCAATTTTTGCCAAATGAAGATTTAAGTTCATATCCAAGAAAAGCTGAAGCAGATGCAAAAATATGTCAAATGTGCAAAGTAGACTTTCTTTTTATGCCTGAAGTTTCTACAATGTATGAAAAGAGTGAAGTTTTGATTAAAGCTCCACAAAATTCTTATGTGCTTGAAGGCTTTACAAGACCTGGACATTTTGATGGTGTTTTACAAGTTGTTTTAAAACTTTTCAATCTAACTAGCCCTACAAATGCATATTTTGGTAAAAAAGATGCTCAGCAACTAACTTTGATTCAACAAATGGTAAAAAATCTATTTTTAAATATAAATATAGTTCCTTGTCCTATTATTAGAGAAAATAGTGGTTTAGCTCTTAGTTCAAGAAATGTATATTTAGATGCTAATCAAAAAATAGAAGCTCTAAAAATATCAAAATCAATTTACATGGCTGGAAACCTTATTGCAAAAGGAGAAAGAAATTCTTTAATTGTGATTAATAAAATTTATGAAGTTCTTGAAAATCTTGATGTAGAATATGTAAAAGTTGTAGATAATAATTTCAATGAAATAAAAGAAATAGAGCCAAAAAACACTATTATTTTAGTTGTTGTAAGATTTGGTAAAATAAGACTTCTTGATAATATTTGGATGTAA
- a CDS encoding DsbA family protein produces the protein MMNCDDKLGVCSINSDKNSNIKFELDKKDTLYYIGDPMCSWCYGMSDILKNIEKYCKTNDIKFQILVAGLRAGGGDVWNDNFKSFLKNEWSKISELTKKEFSFSILDLDFFNYDTRPACKAVYIVKLLIKDNSTKILEFFSAIQNKFYAKSEDPKELKFYEEICKENEIDFDEFTNLFNDKKIEDDLEKEFLFSRTFSSSMPSLVFIKEEKKTNISIGYSKYEDVVSKLEKIL, from the coding sequence ATGATGAATTGTGATGATAAACTAGGAGTTTGTTCTATAAATAGTGATAAAAATTCAAATATAAAATTTGAATTAGATAAAAAAGATACACTATATTATATCGGTGATCCTATGTGTTCTTGGTGTTATGGAATGAGTGATATATTAAAAAATATAGAAAAATATTGCAAAACAAATGATATAAAATTTCAAATTCTGGTAGCTGGATTAAGAGCTGGTGGTGGTGATGTTTGGAATGATAATTTTAAATCTTTTTTAAAGAATGAGTGGAGTAAAATATCAGAACTTACTAAAAAAGAGTTCTCTTTTTCTATATTGGATTTAGATTTTTTTAATTATGATACAAGACCAGCTTGTAAAGCTGTATATATAGTAAAATTACTTATAAAAGATAATAGTACAAAAATTCTTGAGTTTTTTTCAGCAATTCAAAATAAATTTTATGCAAAATCAGAAGATCCTAAAGAGTTGAAGTTTTATGAAGAAATTTGTAAAGAAAATGAAATTGATTTTGATGAATTTACAAATTTATTTAATGATAAGAAAATAGAAGATGATTTAGAAAAAGAGTTTTTATTTTCAAGGACTTTTTCATCTTCAATGCCAAGTTTAGTTTTTATTAAGGAAGAGAAGAAAACTAATATCTCTATTGGATATAGTAAATATGAAGATGTAGTTTCTAAATTGGAAAAAATATTATAA
- a CDS encoding flagellar basal body L-ring protein FlgH, translating to MKRYLLACIPFIFVSCSSMDRPEIEFTKPEHQVVRDEPKVKRNKGSLYSVQGSSLFADKKDLQIGDIIQIRISEGLQQKTDNKRELTSNRQNEFGGGMFTSVGGNTLGGTMGSATDRINANLGVNFGTNSSDSDKGKVKTEVKENFDTDISAIIEEVYQNGNYFIKGTKEVLLDGQKQEIIITGIIRPYDISPENSINSAQIANLKLLYKKDGDEADILQAPWGTRFLRSIWPF from the coding sequence ATGAAAAGATATCTTCTAGCTTGTATACCTTTTATTTTTGTATCTTGTAGTTCAATGGATAGACCAGAAATAGAATTTACTAAACCAGAGCATCAAGTAGTAAGAGATGAACCAAAAGTAAAAAGAAATAAAGGTTCTTTATATTCTGTTCAAGGTTCATCTTTATTTGCAGATAAAAAAGATTTACAAATTGGTGATATTATTCAAATAAGAATTAGTGAAGGTTTGCAACAAAAAACAGATAATAAAAGAGAACTCACAAGTAATAGACAAAATGAGTTTGGAGGTGGAATGTTTACATCTGTTGGTGGTAATACTTTAGGTGGAACTATGGGAAGTGCAACAGATAGAATAAATGCAAATCTTGGTGTAAATTTTGGAACAAATTCTAGTGATAGCGATAAAGGAAAAGTAAAAACTGAAGTAAAAGAGAATTTTGATACAGATATTTCTGCAATAATAGAAGAAGTTTATCAAAATGGGAATTATTTTATAAAAGGTACAAAAGAAGTTTTACTTGATGGACAAAAACAAGAGATTATAATTACAGGAATAATTAGACCATATGATATAAGTCCAGAAAATTCTATTAATTCAGCACAGATAGCAAATTTAAAGCTTCTATATAAGAAAGATGGGGATGAAGCTGATATTTTACAAGCTCCTTGGGGAACAAGATTTCTTAGATCAATATGGCCATTTTAA
- the acpS gene encoding holo-ACP synthase: protein MIGIDIVNIDRVKKLKDKFEDKFYDRFLSSSEKLLIQRVETAAGFWAAKEAASKAIGTGIGEVCNFNDIKINKDKNNAPKIKYSKALRKKFNIKKSYLSITHDGGFAIAVVVNIFK from the coding sequence ATGATAGGTATAGATATAGTAAATATTGATAGAGTAAAAAAATTAAAAGATAAGTTTGAAGATAAGTTTTATGATAGATTTTTAAGTAGTTCAGAAAAACTTTTAATACAAAGAGTTGAAACAGCAGCTGGATTTTGGGCAGCAAAAGAAGCAGCTAGTAAAGCAATAGGTACAGGTATTGGAGAAGTTTGTAATTTTAATGATATAAAAATAAATAAAGATAAAAATAATGCTCCAAAAATCAAGTATAGTAAAGCTTTAAGAAAAAAATTCAATATTAAAAAATCATATCTTAGTATTACACATGATGGTGGATTTGCTATTGCTGTTGTTGTAAATATTTTTAAATAA
- a CDS encoding FlgK family flagellar hook-associated protein, which translates to MFSTLHTSQTGLNASRYAIDNVSNNQANKNTIGYKKRVADLSEVRLNGVHITGQGVGFDGISRVTSQHMYDKFMQESTKSNYYNKLSNMLGGVEKIFIETDTSGFSINLNRYFQSVENLRTNPHSEVYRNAMQTEGKVIVDDLQKLYSSVEKQAAIEKNELKTDLKEVNSILKEIADINTKIEKYTPATNDLLDKRDLLELELSKYVDVDINRVPGFYQIKIGGQVALSNNIFEKEIEMQDIHTKQVDKFNNIKQNLDGSSTVYDSLKYNDNFTAKAPYGPDDIVTYTLNSEFSVSVRVGETIMGNWDGDPNGVPTAQVVTNDNITRALMLKINSNEEMSKLVTAYNGEYVIDENGKSVPMYPNNDNYLRIESNLAGINNDFTGRISVERKTGSDINGRESIYRNETTSKNPISDTVLKIYEDELSLTSGSMRAQVENLASSNPNNKFQKYLDQLDSFAQTLSDTYSAYIRVGADDYIYGKEASDAYNNPPFPQNGGDVVNLNLFSGSSVKNLKFNKNAVNDLNQQNLDYLANLQWKDNLSFKGQAQNPNDKNATSFMEFYRSLKVGVSIDKEESGYSYEVQNAISVNLGMSYNEVVKVNPDDEMIDLMKFKAAFTANSQVITAVDQMIQTLLGMKR; encoded by the coding sequence ATGTTTTCAACTCTACATACATCTCAAACTGGATTGAATGCTTCAAGATATGCTATAGATAATGTAAGTAATAATCAAGCAAATAAAAATACTATTGGATATAAAAAAAGAGTAGCAGATTTAAGTGAAGTTAGATTAAATGGTGTACATATCACAGGGCAAGGTGTTGGTTTTGATGGAATAAGTAGAGTTACATCACAACATATGTATGATAAATTTATGCAAGAGAGTACAAAATCAAATTATTATAATAAATTATCAAATATGCTTGGTGGTGTTGAAAAAATATTTATTGAAACAGATACAAGTGGTTTTTCAATAAATCTAAATAGATATTTCCAATCTGTTGAAAATTTAAGAACGAATCCACACTCAGAAGTTTATAGAAATGCAATGCAAACTGAAGGTAAAGTTATTGTAGATGATTTACAAAAACTTTATAGCAGTGTTGAAAAACAAGCAGCAATAGAAAAGAATGAATTAAAAACAGATCTAAAAGAGGTAAACTCTATTTTAAAAGAGATAGCTGATATAAATACAAAGATAGAGAAATATACACCAGCTACAAATGATCTTTTAGATAAAAGAGATCTTCTTGAGTTAGAGTTATCAAAATATGTTGATGTTGATATAAATAGAGTTCCAGGCTTCTATCAAATTAAAATTGGTGGACAAGTAGCATTAAGTAATAATATCTTTGAAAAAGAGATAGAAATGCAAGATATTCATACAAAGCAAGTTGATAAATTTAATAATATTAAGCAAAACCTAGATGGCTCTTCAACTGTATATGATTCATTAAAATATAATGATAATTTTACAGCTAAAGCTCCTTATGGACCAGATGATATTGTAACTTATACTCTTAATAGTGAGTTTTCAGTTAGTGTAAGAGTTGGAGAAACAATTATGGGAAATTGGGATGGAGATCCAAATGGTGTCCCAACTGCACAAGTTGTTACAAATGATAATATTACAAGAGCATTGATGTTAAAGATTAATTCAAATGAAGAGATGAGTAAATTAGTAACTGCATATAATGGTGAATATGTAATTGATGAGAATGGAAAAAGTGTTCCAATGTATCCAAATAATGATAATTATTTAAGAATAGAGTCAAATTTAGCAGGTATTAATAATGACTTTACTGGAAGAATTAGTGTTGAGAGAAAAACTGGTTCAGATATAAATGGAAGAGAATCAATATATAGAAATGAAACAACAAGTAAAAATCCAATAAGTGATACAGTTTTAAAAATATATGAAGATGAATTAAGTTTAACAAGTGGAAGTATGAGAGCGCAAGTAGAAAATCTTGCAAGTAGTAATCCAAATAATAAGTTTCAAAAATATCTTGATCAGTTAGATAGTTTTGCACAAACATTATCAGACACTTATTCTGCTTATATAAGAGTTGGTGCTGATGATTACATTTATGGAAAAGAGGCATCAGATGCTTATAATAATCCACCATTCCCACAAAACGGTGGAGATGTTGTAAACTTAAATCTATTTAGTGGAAGTAGTGTTAAGAATTTAAAATTTAATAAAAATGCTGTAAATGATTTAAATCAGCAGAACTTAGATTATCTTGCAAATTTACAATGGAAGGATAACTTATCATTTAAAGGACAAGCACAAAATCCAAATGATAAGAATGCAACATCTTTTATGGAGTTTTATAGAAGTTTAAAAGTTGGAGTATCAATTGATAAAGAAGAATCAGGATATTCATATGAAGTGCAAAATGCGATTTCAGTTAATTTAGGAATGTCTTATAATGAAGTTGTAAAGGTAAATCCTGATGATGAAATGATTGATTTAATGAAATTTAAAGCAGCTTTTACAGCAAACTCACAAGTTATAACAGCAGTTGATCAGATGATTCAAACACTTTTAGGTATGAAAAGATAA
- the fliS gene encoding flagellar export chaperone FliS, translating into MGIELYNQQNAISDDPYALVLKLYEGIIKYLSFVKNAINEGDVENKFIYINKSIAIFDELRNVLDFDGGEVAFYLDGLYLYQIETLFSAGVDDNLNKINQVVKVVQGLIEAWKEETGL; encoded by the coding sequence ATGGGGATTGAATTATATAATCAACAAAATGCGATATCAGATGATCCATATGCTTTGGTTCTTAAGCTTTATGAAGGAATTATAAAATATTTATCTTTTGTAAAGAATGCAATAAATGAAGGTGATGTAGAGAATAAATTTATCTATATCAACAAATCAATAGCAATTTTTGATGAACTTAGAAATGTATTAGATTTTGATGGTGGAGAAGTTGCATTTTATCTTGATGGCTTATACTTATATCAAATAGAGACTCTATTTAGTGCAGGAGTTGATGATAATTTAAATAAAATCAATCAAGTTGTAAAAGTTGTACAAGGATTAATAGAGGCATGGAAAGAAGAGACTGGTCTTTAA
- the tilS gene encoding tRNA lysidine(34) synthetase TilS, with product MIVDFSKLNNKKNLLAFSAGVDSSALFFLLLNSNTPFDIAIVNYNLRDQSKEEIKYAKELAEKYNKKIYIKDIKFDSNSNFEKNARDSRYDFFEKIIEENSYDILITAHQLNDLFEWFLMQFSKGAGLFELLGMQEFDKREKYSIFRPLLNISRNELENYLRKNKIKYFIDSSNSDEKYRRNYFRNRFSDQFINNFSDGVKNSFEFLKKDMNSLNLKLSPIKIFNDLEIFENLNDDNLNLKIIDISLKKRGFLISQKQRDEILKQKEITLSHKINVAINENYIFIAPKEDITLDKDFKEFCRVKKIPKNIRAYIYKNSIKKEDLVF from the coding sequence ATGATTGTAGATTTTAGTAAATTAAACAATAAAAAGAATCTTCTAGCTTTTTCAGCTGGAGTTGATTCTTCTGCTTTATTCTTCCTTCTTTTAAACTCAAATACTCCTTTTGATATTGCTATTGTTAATTATAATCTAAGAGATCAATCAAAAGAAGAGATAAAATATGCAAAAGAGTTAGCAGAAAAATATAATAAAAAGATATATATAAAAGATATAAAATTTGACTCAAATTCTAATTTTGAGAAAAATGCAAGAGATAGTAGATATGATTTTTTTGAAAAGATTATAGAAGAGAACTCTTATGATATTTTAATAACAGCTCATCAATTAAATGACCTTTTTGAATGGTTTTTAATGCAATTTAGTAAAGGTGCTGGACTGTTTGAACTTTTAGGAATGCAAGAGTTTGATAAAAGAGAAAAATACTCTATATTTAGACCTCTTTTAAATATTTCAAGAAATGAACTTGAAAACTATTTGAGAAAGAATAAAATTAAATATTTTATAGATAGTTCAAATAGTGATGAAAAATATAGAAGAAACTACTTTAGAAATAGGTTTTCAGATCAATTTATAAATAATTTTTCTGATGGAGTAAAAAATAGTTTTGAATTTTTAAAAAAAGATATGAATTCTTTGAATTTAAAATTATCTCCTATAAAGATATTTAATGATTTAGAGATATTTGAAAATTTAAATGATGATAATTTAAATCTTAAAATTATTGATATTTCTTTAAAAAAAAGAGGTTTTTTAATAAGTCAAAAACAAAGAGATGAAATATTAAAACAAAAAGAGATTACATTATCACATAAAATAAATGTAGCTATAAATGAAAATTATATATTTATAGCTCCAAAAGAAGATATTACTCTAGATAAAGATTTTAAAGAGTTTTGCAGAGTTAAAAAAATCCCAAAAAACATAAGAGCTTATATTTATAAAAATAGTATCAAAAAAGAAGATTTAGTTTTTTAA
- the fliD gene encoding flagellar filament capping protein FliD: MAEGILGLGQGQAAGLNNDMIEKLKAVDRKATVEPIEKKLENFEPEREAISNISTKVDDFLNALKIFSLNQTTGASAFHQKNANVYGEGVIFDAEDVNSLKNGSMNVKVEQLAQKDVWQSGLFDGTTTTKNSLVDQGDLTINGTTINTDGKTYSDLVKEINKISGVDASLVENSAGGFRISIKSSETGEANKINMSGAAANSPFKADSTDEETLKIYNVLKAQDMELRADGVNYSSSSNTITIDGLKITATKEGGNSTIEISNYNTDLPKQMQEFANKYNEFKSAIENELYSSESSVYDKSSLRNMLETVKQELFGSGNSNSSLFSFGFSLDSKSGDLLFNQKEFEKATKDGTEELEKLFTGVPEQKGVATRLDEAITINGVKKGLIDYELNMMSREETLKKDKETAETALDTKYSLMAQQFAAYGVIINQMEASFSGLKMLIMQSQASK, translated from the coding sequence ATGGCAGAAGGTATTTTAGGATTAGGTCAAGGACAAGCAGCTGGACTAAATAATGATATGATTGAAAAATTAAAAGCTGTTGACAGAAAAGCAACTGTTGAACCAATTGAAAAAAAACTAGAAAATTTTGAACCAGAAAGAGAAGCTATTTCAAATATATCAACTAAAGTTGATGATTTTTTAAATGCTTTAAAAATCTTCTCTTTAAACCAAACAACAGGAGCAAGTGCTTTCCATCAAAAGAATGCAAATGTATATGGTGAAGGTGTTATATTTGATGCTGAAGATGTAAATTCATTGAAAAATGGTTCTATGAATGTTAAAGTTGAGCAACTTGCTCAAAAAGATGTTTGGCAAAGTGGATTATTTGATGGAACAACTACTACAAAAAATAGTTTAGTTGATCAAGGTGATTTAACTATAAATGGAACAACAATAAATACAGATGGTAAAACATATAGTGATTTAGTAAAAGAGATAAACAAAATTTCTGGTGTTGATGCTAGTTTAGTTGAAAATTCAGCTGGAGGATTTAGAATATCAATTAAAAGTAGTGAAACAGGAGAAGCAAATAAAATAAATATGAGTGGAGCTGCTGCTAATAGCCCATTTAAAGCAGATTCAACTGATGAAGAAACTTTAAAGATATACAATGTACTAAAAGCACAAGATATGGAACTTAGAGCAGATGGAGTTAATTATTCATCTAGTTCAAATACTATTACAATTGATGGACTTAAAATAACAGCTACAAAAGAAGGCGGAAATTCAACTATTGAGATTTCAAATTATAATACTGATTTACCAAAGCAGATGCAAGAGTTTGCAAATAAATATAATGAGTTTAAATCAGCGATAGAAAATGAACTATATAGTAGTGAATCAAGTGTTTATGATAAAAGTTCATTAAGAAATATGCTTGAGACTGTAAAGCAAGAACTATTTGGTAGTGGAAATAGTAATAGTTCACTGTTTAGCTTTGGATTTTCACTTGATTCAAAAAGTGGAGATCTTTTATTTAATCAAAAAGAGTTTGAAAAAGCAACTAAAGATGGAACAGAAGAGTTAGAAAAGCTTTTCACAGGAGTTCCAGAACAAAAAGGTGTAGCAACAAGATTGGATGAAGCTATTACTATTAACGGTGTAAAAAAAGGTTTGATTGATTATGAATTAAATATGATGAGTAGAGAAGAGACACTTAAGAAAGATAAAGAAACAGCTGAAACAGCTTTAGATACTAAATATAGTCTAATGGCACAACAATTTGCTGCTTATGGGGTAATTATAAATCAAATGGAAGCATCATTTTCTGGTTTAAAAATGTTAATAATGCAGTCTCAAGCTTCAAAATAG